DNA sequence from the Ovis canadensis isolate MfBH-ARS-UI-01 breed Bighorn chromosome 2, ARS-UI_OviCan_v2, whole genome shotgun sequence genome:
TAAAGTTTGGTTTGATGCTTATCCTGGTGTCCGACCTGTGTGACATTCAAAGCCAAGTCGCTGAGATTGCCTGGCATAAATGTTGCCCTGGTTTTTCCCCTAAATACCTTGCATCCTGGCTGTCGGAGAACCATGCCAGCCCATGCCGGTGTCTAGGAATGATAAAAGGAAAGAGTTGAGTTGTTCTTGCTTTTAGGAATAATTCTACCATGAAATTCTTGACTTTTAGAAATCTTGACACTTCTGACACTTGTTCTTCCTAGATTAAGAGATTTGTTTTAAAGAGTGATGAAGATggtgagaggaaaaaaatgaaccttTCTGCAGGGAATCAGCCCTGAGGGTACCTCCTTTACCTTCACCTCTCAATAAAAAGGGGCCATTTTGTTCCATGATCTCATCCTGTTCAGACAGGCCCTTGTCATAGGAAGGCTCAGTGACTCTTAAGACCAGCAGCTTGTGTGTTCAGAGTGCCAACCAGctattacgtgtgtgtgtgtgtgtctggtgatTCTGTTGTCTGAGAGGTTTGGGATCAGGCTGCCAGGCTGTTCTACATGGTGAACCTATAAAGAGATGTGCCAGGTCTACAGGGCTGCAGGCCTTGGGGATTTTCTACGTCAGAGCATCATTTGATTTAGTTAGTTTCCTCCAACTCTGTTCTGCCTGGGGTCTACTTTAGATGAATTCCTTATAACCCAGCAGTGGTGGAAAGAAGGGCGAGGTGGAGCGGGACAGGCCACACTTTGTTAGCTGCTGCCTGGTGTGTTCCTGTTTGTGTGGAAGTTTGTTGCTGTTCACCCAGAGTGAATTCGCCCACGGCCCAGTGCTATGAGGGACAGGTGTTCATGAGGCCAGCCCTAGGACCCCACTTGAATCAGCAGCTTGGTTTGTGAGATAAGAAACCGCATCCAGCTACCACATAGCAACTTGCATTTATCCTCAGCTTGGTTTTGCAGTCAGATGCCTCCTTGGCCTTTGAGTACTCCAGAGGCTTGCCGACCTCAAAACCAGGCTGAGTGCCAGTCACGTGTTTGCAGCTCACTAGCCTTGGGGCCTGGCTTTGCCCTTTGCTGCAAGACAGACTTTGGGATTTGGATCTGGGCTGCTCCTAACATTTGGGAAAGAATCTCAAAGAACTGCTGGGTGTGACGAGGAAAGGAACAGCGTGATTTTGATAAGCTGGGTTGAGTCCCATTTTTACAGACAATCCAGCAGAAATatctgggagaggggaggggtagattgggagattgagactgacatatgcacactactctgtatgaaatagataaccagtaaggacctactgtatcacGCGGGAGCTCTACTCAGTACTCCATAATGACccatatgggaaaagagtctaaaaaagagtggatatatgtgtgtatgtgtgtgtgactgattcactttactgtacacctgaaactaacacaacattgtaaatcaactatactccattaaattaaaaaaaataaaataattgcagCTACAGCAACTTGGGGGAGTAGAAATACTGGGAGATATTTAGCAATCAAATGCATTTTTTGTGGGCTCTTTTAGAAGAGCAAGAGAGTATCACTCAGGCTTTAAATAACAATTTGGGCATTGGGTTCATTATCAGGTATCCACCCACCTTGGTGTACCAGAATGGCAGCATTGGCTCTGTTGAGAACGTGGATGCAGGCAactacccaccaccaccacagtcagACTCCATttctccaccttctccttccttctctgaggACAACTTGCCCCCCCCACCAGCAGAATTCAGGTAAACAGTGGTATCTCTGCTATTTACTCTGGGTGGTTAAACACTCAAGAACAAAGTAAAAGTTCCAAATCGAGGCCAGGACCACTAAAGTAACTCCAGACAAGTGAGTCAGGATAATAGAAATAATTGGTATTTATTGTCTATAAGGTACCAGGCATTATACCAAacactgtatatgtatatgtatgtatatgttaaccTCCACAAGAGTCCTCCTGAGATAGgcacccatttcacagaagagtaCTCAGTGAACTCACCTAAGAACACACTGCCAGTAGGAAGCAGACTCACGGTTGGAAAGCAGGCCAGtttgactccagagcctgtgttcttaaCTACTGGCTACACCTGAACAGAGAGAAGACACCAgcttctctcttgttttttcgctTAGCGCTGACTCAGGATCAAATAAAGTGGTATAATCTGCTGCTGTCCATAAAATACTGAATATCCTTTCTCCCTAGTTGTCTAGGAACCTAGTAAGTAGTTGCCTTTTTCTCCTGTTGCTTCTGCTCCATTTTACTGTGGCTAGaatctccaggaagaatgaaacaaaggagaaagagatgagacTTAGGATCTGACCATTTTGATATTTGTCAGTGTCCCTGGCAGAGGTGTATACAGGAAGAGTTAGCATGTCGTGGCTGGAAAGGGGAGGGATCTGAGGAGTGTTAGATTTCAGTGTTTCCTGAGAAAAATAGTTACTTTTCTTTCTGATGCCTAACAAGTGAGAGCTTTGAAAGGTACATTTGTCTCCTTGGACACTGTTTAATCGGAGACTGGATGTTGAGGCCCCTTCCGATGGAGACCTGTAGCCGCGctgtcaccccacccccacccccccgccccattTCTGGCGTCTGAAACCATTAATCCCAAACCTCCTTCTGCCTCCCAAATCACTTCCTGCTGGTTGCCGCGTCGGATACAGTGAGGCTCCAAGGTCTGTGGAAAATTCCAAGATGGATGCTTTCCTAAGGAGTAGCTATTAGTGTAGGACAGACACAAAGGTGGAAAAAGAGGCCCTTCAGCCTCACATGTGGCCTGAGACCTCGCCGCCGCAGGCAAGCAGGACTGACCCAGGAGAGGTGAGCCTTAATGCTCCCTCAACTTGGGTCAAGTCTGGCGGCACATTCGTTTCCCGTCTCTGCTGACCCTCAGGCCCTCGTTCTCTCTCAGGTTTTTCCACAGGAGCACTGAAGGTGCTTTCACCTGAATCTGTACCCTGGTCAGGTTTGCCTAGCTTGGCTTGGGTTTCCTGCCCTCACAAGATCTGGTGAATGTTAACAGCCTATggaatggagcctggtgggtggtggtgtttgaatttttattttggttcGTTCTTACGTGGCTTATTAGTCCTGGCTCCAGGATTGAGCTGACCCTTCCTCTTAAGAGGAGGACTCAGGAGGGCGCCTTCCCTTGCAGAGCTGAAAGGTTTGAGGGGGACCTAAGAGATGGTCTTGGCCAGCCTTACCTATTAGAGAACTCCTAAATCCACTTTTTTTCAGGCGGTATTTCTCAATTTCTGCTTCAACTCCTCTGCTGACGGGAAGCTCATTATCTTACAAAGCTGCCCATTTCAAGGCTGGGGATTTCTGACCATCCCCAGGTTGTTCTTTCTCTTTGAGCCAGAATGAAATTATACTGTCAACCAGAATGAACCTAGGGTAATCGATAAGCTTCACGTAAAGGGGAGTGTTTGCATCCTGAGAGTGATAGTGGGtcttttttctttgtcctttcaGCTACCCGGCAGATGGTAACCAAAGAGGGGCTGGCGTAGCTGGACTCAAAAGGTCCAGTGTGGTCAGCCCAAGCCACCCACCACCAGCTCCTCCTCTGGGCTCTGCACCAGGCCCCAAACCCGGGTTTGCTCCACCACCTGCCCCTCCGCCTCCACCTCCGATGATAaacactccacccccacccccgcctggaGGATTTGGGTCTCCAGCGACCCCGCCACCACCTTCACCCCCATCTTTCCCGCCTCACCCTGATTTTGCTgcccctccacctcctcccccaccGCCGGCAGTtgactactcaactctgccaccaCCTCCCTTGTCCCAGCCAACAGGAGGCGCacctccgcccccgcccccgccccctcctccagggccccctCCACCCCCTTTCAGTGGTGCAGATGGCCAGCTGGCTGCACCTCCTCCGCCACTTTCTGACACCACCAAGCCCAAGTCCTCCTTGCCTCCTGTGAGCGATGCCCGCAGCGACTTGCTTTCAGCCATCCGTCAAGGTAAACCCCCAGTGGTGGGTCCAGGATCATGGCGCCTTGTCTGGGCAGCTGGGATGACTGACTGGAGGGCGGGCGGGGGCCCCTGTGCCCTTCCAGGGGAATGGTTTTTGCTGGGTGGAGAGAGATTAGGACTTCAGACCTCAGATCAGTCTGAAGAAAGGCTTCACTCCTGAAGAAATGCAGACGTTTGTATTTCTTTCCACCTTGGTTTAAAGTAAAGGCTTCTTAACCTAGGATCTTCGAACTGCTTAGAAATTTATGCTTTGTGTGTTCTTGCGTTCATTCTGAGCCCCAAAGAAAACCAAGAATCACTGTCTTGGAAGGTACTTCCTCATCTGGACTCAGacactccctgtccttcacttttttGCCTTTCCTATCCTTCTCCGATCCTCTCCCCcaccttcccacctccttccttcctcccttttccctcttgtctccatgtctccttcctctcaccctgccttcctcccctccctcatcATCGTCTTCCTATCGTGAAGCATTTATTCTCTGTCAGAGGGTGGTTCTGGTCCCAGGAGGCTAGAGTGGTTCCTTCTGTTTGATCCTCAGTGAACTGAAGGGTTGTCTAGAGGAGACAACCTCAGGCAGCTCAACTCCATGAAAATCGATGACTTTCAGTGCCTGCTAGATGGGGTATGGCAGCCACTCCTCACGCAAAGCCTTGTGAGAAGTACCATCCTCACCAGCCTGAGAGCGTGGGAGCCTGGAAGAATGGCAGGCTCCCTTCAGACCCTCTTGTCGCACTGGGACCACAGTGTCATAAAGCCTGTCTGACTTCTCATCGGCTTCCCCCTTTCTCTCTTTACTCTCCTCCAGCATCCTTCTTTTTAGCTGTCCTTTTCAGTACCCACCTCCACCAGGGGCCACTCCCTCTTCCTCAGTCCTGGATGGATTCAGAGGCTGACTTGCCTTCTtaacccttctctctctctctctcccacaaggCTTTCAGCTGCGCAGGGTTGAGGAGCAGCGGGAGCAAGAGAAGCGGGATGTTGTGGGCAACGACGTGGCCACCATCCTGTCGCGTCGCATTGCTGTGGAGTACAGCGACTCAGAAGACGACTCCTCTGAGTTTGATGAAGACGAATGGTCGGATTAACTCTTCTGCCTGCCGcctacttcctttttctttctttcctacctGCCTTCTTTGATACCTACCCCAACAGTCCCAAGgggaagaaaagggaggaaaaaaagaatttcaagggGCCAGAGCCTTCCCTGAAGCAACCAAAGATATATCCCAAGTGCTTCCTCCAAATCACCATGTGTTTCCCATCTCCCCAGGGTCAGGCCCCATGGGGCTGCTGAGGTTCTGTAGCTGGGATGTTCCCTGTTCCCTTCAAGTGACTGTTGCCGACTGAAGAGAAGGGAAGACCCCAAGCACACTCCTTTGATTGGGTTTAAATTGGAGTTGGTGCCTTCCCCCAGGAGCCATTTTCTGTAGTCTTCCAGAATCCTTGCCCTCAGCTGCTTTGCATAGTGCCAGCCATCTTCTGGTCCTGAAGCCTGCTGGCCCCTTTCCCGTGCACTGAGAGGGCGGAGCAGCCGCAGGCCCGGTGCCTCACCCCTCTGTCCTCATCCACAGGGTGAGGCTGCCTTTTTCTAAGCCTTCTCTGTGTCTAGATGCCCTTTATTCCAGGAGCCATCAAGCCCCTAAAGAAATGTCTCACCCCTCTCTGCTCAGAAACAGTGCCTTTCTGAAGGCAGGGTGGCTGCCTCCCTCCCAGGCTTCCTTCCCGGACTGTGCTGTTCCCGTGTCCCTCAAACACCCCTCCCTTGCCACCAGGTGCCTCCAAGCACCACAGCCCAGTTCTAACCTCTAGGAGCCATGACCAAACTAGCCCTGACACCCAGGGATCTGAGCCTCTGCCGCGGTTAGGAGCAGAGACTCGGAGCTGCAGGACTGGAAGAAGACGGAAGTCTCTGGGTTGAATGACGCTGAAGCCTGGAGATGGGAAGTGACTTGGCTCATGGTCACACCATTGGATGGGGACAGAGCTCAAGCCCGGAGTTTCTGATTccgagtcccctgtgctgtatgGGACCAAATTGTGGGCACCTGCTAGGTTCTGGGCCCTGCGCTGCTCCAGACCTCCCCGCAGAGGGGAGTCCAGCAAAAGGGCGCGGGGCCTGTGCCAGGCCTGTCAGTGCTGCTCAGACCCTCGTGGCCGCGCTTCTCGTCGTGTGCCCCCCTTTCCTGTCACCAGCCCGGCACCTGGCCTTGAGAGCTGCCCTCTTGGGGGACCAGAGTAGTGCGAGGAGGAGGAGGGTAGGCAGTGTGACAGGTGCTGCTTTCAGTTCCTCTGGATCTCCTCCCCCGTTTGTTTCCCCAGTTTAAGCATAGGTCCTGCCAACTGTAGAAACTTCAGTCCCTCAGGCTGGCAGCGGCCGCAGGGAGCtgcctggggaggtggggtggggaggcctgGCAGCCGTGAGGAGGGCTGAGAGGCAGGACGACTCTGGGTCCTGTTTCCAGCTCCCCTCCTCACTGCACCATgatgttccctccctccctcctcccttcttccccaaGCTAATACACAGGTgctatttttgagaaaaaaagccGGTCAGCTTTGGCTAGCAGTGAggtttcttctcttctgttgtgtaGCCTCTTAGGCTGAAACCGGCTTTTCCAGGCTTCTCCAGCTCTCCAAGCCGTGAAACAAAGACAGACAGGATCTGTCTCCCCCCCAGCACAGCACATGGTTCTAGTAATTGCCAAAGCCCTCATCAGCCCCTCCAGCTCGAGGAGAGCATGCAGTCGTGGGGACGGAGCCGTTAAGAGGCCAGTGTGCCCGCCTGTCTCCCCAGATAGGGCGTCTTGGGCGCAGGGCGGGCACCAGGCTCTGGCGCTGAGAGCGCCAGACCGTGTGCACCCCTGCCGTGCCTCCCACAGTGCGCTCCGGAAGCTGAAGGTGCTTTCTTCAGAGCTCTAAAACGGCTGCTGAAGGTGCCCCCCAGCTGTCACCCAGCAGTGGCCAGGCCAGCAGGCAGAGGGCAGCGGTTCTCCCAAAtaggggcctggggcctggccagGCCAGGCCGGGGTTTGGGCCTAATGGCTTTGACTGaatcacccccaccccctcctttctGGAAACGGGGAGCCAGCACTGTGCTCGTATCATCCAGCTCTGACCTTGAAGGGGGCGGTGTTGGCCTGGCTTCTGGAATGGACAGAGCCTGCCGAGGaag
Encoded proteins:
- the WASF2 gene encoding actin-binding protein WASF2, with protein sequence MPLVTRNIEPRHLCRQTLPSVRSELECMTNITLANVIRQLGSLSKYAEDIFGELFTQANTFASRVSSLAERVDRLQVKVTQLDPKEEEVSLQGINTRKAFRSSTVQDQKLFDRNSLPIPVLETYNTCDTPPPLNNLTPYRDDGKEALKFYTDPSYFFDLWKEKMLQDTKDIMKEKRKHRKEKKDNPNRGNVNPRKIKTRKEEWEKMKMGQEFVESKEKPSRYPPTLVYQNGSIGSVENVDAGNYPPPPQSDSISPPSPSFSEDNLPPPPAEFSYPADGNQRGAGVAGLKRSSVVSPSHPPPAPPLGSAPGPKPGFAPPPAPPPPPPMINTPPPPPPGGFGSPATPPPPSPPSFPPHPDFAAPPPPPPPPAVDYSTLPPPPLSQPTGGAPPPPPPPPPPGPPPPPFSGADGQLAAPPPPLSDTTKPKSSLPPVSDARSDLLSAIRQGFQLRRVEEQREQEKRDVVGNDVATILSRRIAVEYSDSEDDSSEFDEDEWSD